One window from the genome of Spirosoma rhododendri encodes:
- a CDS encoding response regulator transcription factor gives MNTKPRLLIVDGNPYIAGILVQNLKSDFNISVANTGPEAVRMLTQGNHYDCVLTELNLPFFSGLELTKFIRENRFLRNTAVMVLSGATDSDTRINSLNSGVDDFALKPFNPLEIRAKLHALLRRSASPAYETAFSQPVPARLLPDIKTFWQQKTRVLSLIRRSEPIKQSA, from the coding sequence ATGAATACGAAACCTCGCCTGCTTATCGTTGATGGAAATCCTTACATAGCTGGCATACTTGTGCAAAACCTGAAAAGTGATTTCAACATTTCTGTAGCAAATACCGGGCCAGAAGCTGTCCGGATGCTCACACAAGGAAACCACTACGATTGCGTACTGACCGAACTGAATCTGCCTTTCTTCAGCGGACTGGAACTGACAAAATTTATTCGCGAGAACCGATTCCTTCGCAACACAGCAGTAATGGTACTGTCTGGCGCGACTGACAGCGATACGCGTATCAATAGCCTGAATAGCGGAGTCGATGACTTTGCGCTGAAGCCGTTCAATCCGCTTGAAATACGCGCTAAACTGCACGCGTTGCTCCGCCGGTCGGCATCGCCAGCCTACGAGACAGCTTTTTCCCAGCCTGTTCCGGCTCGATTATTGCCCGACATTAAAACGTTTTGGCAACAGAAAACACGCGTTTTATCGCTTATTCGGCGCAGTGAGCCCATCAAGCAGAGTGCCTGA
- a CDS encoding DUF427 domain-containing protein, with amino-acid sequence MKAVWNGQVIAESDDTVVVENNHYFPKESLRAELIADSTTHTTCPWKGVASYYTLTVDGKSNTDAAWYYPDPKPAASQIKDRVAFWKGVQVTNE; translated from the coding sequence ATGAAAGCGGTCTGGAACGGGCAGGTAATTGCCGAAAGCGACGACACGGTTGTTGTCGAGAACAACCACTATTTCCCGAAGGAATCACTGCGGGCCGAGCTTATCGCCGACAGCACGACACACACTACCTGCCCCTGGAAAGGTGTCGCTTCCTACTACACGCTGACTGTCGATGGGAAGAGCAACACGGATGCTGCCTGGTACTACCCTGATCCCAAACCAGCCGCCAGTCAGATTAAAGACCGCGTGGCCTTTTGGAAAGGGGTTCAGGTGACAAACGAATGA
- a CDS encoding ABC transporter ATP-binding protein codes for MIDIAHLTRQFGDFKAVDDLSLSVAAGETLVLLGTSGCGKTTTLRMINRLVEPDSGTICIDGKDIRQQSAPDLRRRIGYVIQDGGLFPHYTIADAIATVPKLLDWTPDDIDRRTRELLAKLQLPESSLSRYPAELSGGQRQRVGLARALAARPPVVLMDEPFGALDPFTRRHVRRELFGLSELSETTVVLVTHDVSEALELADRIALMDKGRIVQIGTPDDLLSNPANDFVRDFLDDKPRPLHG; via the coding sequence ATGATCGATATTGCCCACCTGACCCGGCAGTTTGGCGACTTTAAAGCCGTTGATGATCTGTCGCTGTCGGTGGCGGCTGGCGAAACGCTTGTGCTGCTGGGTACGAGCGGCTGCGGTAAAACAACAACGTTGCGGATGATTAACCGGCTGGTCGAACCCGATAGCGGTACCATCTGCATTGATGGGAAAGACATCCGGCAACAATCGGCACCCGATCTGCGTCGGCGGATCGGGTATGTTATTCAGGACGGTGGCTTATTTCCACATTATACCATCGCCGATGCCATTGCCACGGTGCCGAAGCTGCTGGACTGGACGCCCGATGACATCGACCGCCGAACCCGTGAACTGCTCGCCAAACTTCAACTTCCCGAAAGTAGCCTGTCTCGCTACCCGGCCGAACTGAGTGGCGGGCAACGGCAGCGTGTGGGTTTGGCCCGGGCGCTGGCGGCCCGACCTCCGGTGGTGCTGATGGACGAGCCGTTTGGTGCGCTCGACCCATTTACGCGTCGGCACGTCCGGCGCGAGCTGTTTGGGCTGAGTGAACTTAGCGAAACGACGGTGGTACTGGTCACGCACGACGTCAGCGAAGCCCTCGAACTGGCCGATCGCATTGCACTGATGGATAAGGGCCGTATCGTACAGATAGGTACGCCCGACGACCTGCTGAGTAACCCTGCCAATGACTTCGTTCGCGATTTTCTGGACGACAAGCCCCGCCCGCTGCACGGATGA
- a CDS encoding ABC transporter permease/substrate-binding protein yields the protein MTDFFTFIRDHADQLLRQTLTHIGLTFVSLLLALLIGVPTGIFIARHTRLASTTLGVAGVLQTIPSVALLGFLIPLLGIGVGPALVALFLYALLPIIRNTYVGITEVSPSVKDAARGLGMTENQILSKVELPLALPVLFAGIRTATVINVGVATLAAYVAAGGLGEFIFGGIALSNTSMILAGAIPAALLAVGFDASLAWLQRQSGRRMRIGGLVFVVLLPVLSGFTLLSRSGDKLVAGFAHEFYGRADGYPGLQQTYGLQLTPKLIDQNLMYEAIRRGQVDLISGYSTDGRIKAFDLLVLADDRHAFPPYDAAPVVRQAALDRYPELEPVLNKLAGRLTDSVMTTLNYEADYRKQSPEAVARQFLQRAGLYKTPAPGDRPQTVVMGSKVFTEQYILAEIYRQLIEGQTQLRVVTKTGLGGTQICFDALRTGAIDFYPEYTGTGLLVILQPPSPVLKTLPMQPDSVFSFVEKRFAADYQLRWEKPLGFSNSYALMMRREQARELGIRSISDLVRYLNK from the coding sequence ATGACCGACTTCTTTACTTTCATTCGCGATCACGCCGATCAACTGCTCCGTCAGACGCTGACCCATATTGGGCTGACGTTCGTTTCGTTGCTACTCGCCCTGCTGATCGGGGTGCCAACCGGTATTTTTATCGCCCGACATACGCGGCTGGCCAGTACGACGCTGGGTGTGGCTGGCGTGTTGCAAACGATTCCGAGCGTGGCCCTGCTGGGTTTTCTGATTCCGCTGTTAGGTATCGGCGTTGGCCCGGCCCTGGTGGCGCTGTTTCTCTACGCGCTGCTGCCGATTATCCGTAACACTTACGTGGGTATTACGGAGGTGAGCCCGTCGGTGAAAGATGCGGCCCGTGGGTTGGGTATGACCGAAAATCAAATTCTGTCGAAAGTCGAACTGCCACTGGCGCTGCCAGTGCTGTTTGCCGGGATTCGAACGGCGACGGTTATTAATGTGGGTGTTGCAACGCTGGCGGCTTATGTCGCGGCTGGCGGGCTGGGCGAATTTATCTTCGGCGGTATCGCGCTGAGCAACACGAGTATGATTCTGGCCGGTGCAATCCCGGCGGCTTTACTCGCGGTGGGCTTCGACGCGTCGCTGGCGTGGCTGCAACGGCAGTCGGGTCGGCGGATGCGGATAGGAGGGCTGGTATTTGTGGTATTGCTACCCGTATTGTCGGGGTTTACGCTGCTGTCGCGCAGTGGCGATAAGCTGGTCGCTGGGTTCGCGCATGAGTTCTACGGCCGGGCCGACGGCTATCCGGGTTTGCAGCAGACGTACGGGTTGCAGCTGACGCCCAAATTGATCGACCAGAATCTGATGTACGAAGCGATCCGGCGGGGGCAGGTCGATCTGATTAGTGGCTATTCGACAGATGGGCGGATCAAAGCGTTCGATCTGCTCGTGCTTGCCGATGATCGACACGCGTTTCCACCCTATGATGCGGCTCCTGTCGTGCGGCAGGCTGCGCTCGACCGGTATCCTGAACTGGAACCTGTTCTGAACAAACTCGCCGGGCGACTGACCGACTCGGTCATGACGACGCTTAACTACGAGGCCGACTATCGAAAACAGTCGCCGGAAGCGGTAGCGCGGCAGTTTCTGCAACGGGCGGGTCTGTACAAAACGCCCGCGCCCGGCGACCGGCCGCAGACGGTGGTGATGGGATCGAAGGTGTTTACGGAACAATACATACTGGCTGAGATTTACCGGCAGCTGATCGAGGGGCAGACCCAATTAAGAGTCGTGACGAAAACCGGGCTCGGCGGTACGCAAATCTGCTTCGATGCTCTCCGCACCGGGGCCATTGATTTTTATCCCGAATACACCGGCACAGGGTTGCTCGTGATTTTACAGCCCCCGTCACCGGTGCTGAAAACCCTGCCTATGCAGCCCGATTCGGTGTTTTCGTTCGTCGAAAAACGGTTTGCTGCCGACTATCAGTTGCGCTGGGAAAAGCCGCTGGGCTTCAGTAACAGTTACGCGCTGATGATGCGTCGTGAGCAGGCGCGTGAACTGGGTATTCGCTCGATCAGCGATCTGGTTCGTTATCTGAACAAGTAA
- a CDS encoding MFS transporter encodes MRASPLILSQRRSLRYGAFFYLYVMQGLPSGFALTAVTNYLTAEGLTPQALGSFGALVGLPWGFKFLWGPLVDRFQASAMGRRRPWVLGAQVMALLASGGILLIDNPVTQFSMLAGAFMLHGVFASLQDVSVDALAISTVPTAERGRANAFMKGGMVVGQAIGAAGLAYLIREGSFHVAALVQSAVLFAFTILTFFIRERPGDAFVSLKRRSPVANSVISTDTADEPTVARPDWSFGALLQTLVRAILMPRPLVIFGAISLVFIGERLFQRAYYIHLIQQEGWTDTAVSVLSGTYGTLLAVALALLGGWLADIVGAQRMLLGTTLGMAVLHIAFSLAASSWANPTVATAGLIVRQTLEPLFSIAALPMLMSLCQRGIEGSQFAFYMAISNQADVAGIFLAGQLQPVVATSALGIGCGALMLAAALLLWLTLRQPQPALTT; translated from the coding sequence ATGAGGGCATCACCACTGATTCTGTCGCAACGGCGTTCACTGCGGTACGGCGCGTTTTTCTACCTGTACGTTATGCAGGGCCTGCCGTCGGGCTTCGCGCTGACCGCCGTTACCAACTACCTGACAGCCGAGGGGTTGACTCCGCAGGCACTGGGCAGCTTCGGGGCGCTCGTTGGCCTGCCGTGGGGGTTTAAGTTCCTCTGGGGGCCACTCGTCGACCGGTTTCAGGCATCGGCAATGGGGCGTCGCCGACCGTGGGTGCTGGGCGCGCAGGTCATGGCGCTGCTGGCATCGGGCGGTATCTTACTGATCGACAATCCCGTTACGCAATTTTCGATGCTGGCCGGAGCCTTCATGCTCCACGGCGTTTTTGCTTCCCTACAGGACGTAAGCGTCGATGCGCTGGCGATTTCAACGGTGCCCACGGCCGAACGGGGCCGAGCCAATGCATTCATGAAGGGGGGTATGGTTGTGGGGCAGGCGATCGGGGCAGCCGGGCTGGCGTATCTCATTCGCGAGGGCAGCTTTCATGTGGCGGCTCTGGTTCAGTCGGCGGTGTTGTTTGCGTTCACCATCCTGACTTTCTTCATCCGCGAACGGCCGGGCGATGCGTTCGTGTCGCTGAAACGTCGTTCTCCCGTCGCCAACAGCGTGATCAGTACCGATACGGCTGATGAGCCAACTGTCGCCCGCCCCGACTGGTCGTTTGGTGCCCTGCTTCAGACGTTGGTCCGTGCTATCCTGATGCCCCGCCCGCTGGTTATCTTCGGCGCTATCTCGCTGGTTTTTATTGGCGAACGACTATTTCAACGGGCTTACTACATCCATCTGATTCAGCAGGAAGGCTGGACCGATACCGCCGTGTCGGTACTGAGCGGCACTTACGGCACCCTGCTGGCGGTTGCTCTGGCCCTTCTGGGCGGGTGGCTGGCCGATATCGTCGGGGCGCAGCGTATGCTGCTGGGTACAACGCTGGGAATGGCCGTGCTGCACATTGCCTTTTCACTGGCGGCTTCTTCGTGGGCGAACCCAACGGTGGCTACCGCCGGACTTATCGTGCGCCAGACGCTTGAACCCCTCTTCAGCATTGCAGCCCTACCTATGCTGATGAGCCTGTGCCAGCGGGGGATCGAAGGGTCTCAATTTGCGTTTTACATGGCAATCAGCAATCAGGCCGACGTTGCCGGTATATTTCTGGCGGGACAACTACAACCGGTCGTTGCTACGTCGGCGCTGGGTATAGGTTGTGGTGCGCTGATGCTGGCAGCGGCACTACTACTCTGGCTGACACTTCGACAGCCACAACCAGCCCTGACTACTTAG
- a CDS encoding DNA-3-methyladenine glycosylase — MERLGADYYGGHDTLTIAQQLLGCELVHETPEGITAGIIVETEGYITGDPACHAYRRQTTRNAAMFGPAGTLYVYQIYNHYNCINVVTSPEGVGEAVLIRALEPTEGFDLMADRRNEAFKTGFERYRSNTIDHSTTAGFRNLCNGPGKLTIALGISRQRDNNSSLVTGSIYIRGPVRAGFDMVTTTRIGLTQGVDLPYRYYIKGNSFVSKK; from the coding sequence ATGGAGCGGCTGGGGGCAGATTACTATGGCGGGCACGATACGCTGACGATTGCGCAGCAATTACTTGGTTGTGAGCTGGTTCACGAAACCCCGGAAGGCATCACGGCCGGTATCATCGTGGAAACGGAGGGCTACATCACGGGCGACCCGGCCTGCCACGCCTATCGCCGACAGACCACGCGCAACGCAGCCATGTTTGGCCCGGCCGGTACGCTTTACGTCTACCAGATTTACAACCACTACAACTGTATCAACGTCGTAACCAGCCCCGAAGGTGTGGGCGAAGCGGTACTGATCCGGGCGCTGGAACCCACCGAAGGGTTTGACCTGATGGCCGACCGGCGCAACGAAGCGTTCAAAACCGGCTTCGAGCGTTACCGCAGCAACACCATCGACCACAGTACGACGGCCGGTTTTCGCAACCTCTGCAACGGCCCCGGCAAGCTGACAATTGCCCTCGGTATCAGCCGGCAGCGCGACAACAACAGTTCGCTTGTTACTGGCTCGATCTACATCCGGGGTCCCGTCCGGGCCGGGTTCGACATGGTCACGACAACGCGCATCGGCCTGACCCAGGGCGTCGATCTGCCCTACCGGTACTACATCAAAGGCAATTCATTCGTCAGCAAAAAGTAG
- a CDS encoding YicC/YloC family endoribonuclease translates to MLKSMTGFGNATVETGSLSVTVEVKTLNSKFLDIFCRLPRQYAEKEIELRALLTQQLERGKVELSVSINRTQQVKPGVVINRPLLMAYVNDIRESAAGLLMAIPDGDLLKMALGQPNVYQTEAVETPDDTADWAAVQQAVQEAVRRCNAFRQQDGAVLETKFNEYIQTISDCLSEIEKQDVLRIPAVRERLMTNVRELLDSETFDRNRFEQEMIYYVEKFDISEEKVRLKNHLSYFVDVMNTEEANGKKLNFIAQEIGREINTIGSKANDATIQRFVVRMKDELEKIKEQTMNLI, encoded by the coding sequence ATGCTCAAGTCAATGACCGGTTTCGGCAACGCAACCGTAGAAACCGGCAGCTTATCCGTCACCGTCGAAGTCAAAACACTGAACTCCAAGTTTCTGGACATTTTTTGCCGCCTGCCCCGGCAGTATGCCGAAAAGGAAATTGAACTGCGGGCTTTGCTGACACAGCAATTGGAACGGGGTAAGGTAGAGTTATCGGTAAGCATCAACCGTACGCAGCAGGTGAAGCCGGGCGTGGTTATCAACCGTCCCCTGCTGATGGCCTACGTCAATGATATTCGCGAGTCGGCGGCTGGTCTGCTGATGGCGATTCCCGACGGCGACCTGCTTAAAATGGCCCTCGGTCAGCCCAATGTTTACCAGACCGAAGCCGTTGAAACACCCGACGACACCGCCGACTGGGCGGCCGTGCAGCAGGCCGTACAGGAAGCCGTCCGCCGGTGTAATGCGTTCCGGCAGCAGGACGGGGCCGTGCTCGAAACCAAGTTCAACGAATACATTCAGACCATCAGCGATTGCCTGAGCGAAATCGAGAAGCAGGATGTGCTGCGGATTCCGGCCGTCCGCGAACGACTGATGACCAACGTGCGCGAACTCCTCGACAGCGAAACCTTCGACCGCAATCGATTCGAGCAGGAGATGATCTACTACGTCGAGAAATTCGACATTTCGGAGGAAAAAGTCCGGCTGAAAAATCACCTCAGCTACTTCGTCGATGTGATGAACACGGAGGAAGCCAACGGCAAAAAACTCAACTTCATCGCGCAGGAAATCGGGCGTGAGATCAACACCATCGGTTCAAAAGCCAACGATGCCACGATTCAGCGGTTTGTCGTTCGGATGAAAGACGAGCTGGAAAAGATCAAGGAGCAAACCATGAACCTGATCTGA
- the pdxA gene encoding 4-hydroxythreonine-4-phosphate dehydrogenase PdxA, with translation MEQRQSDDTTPDSLTPPSSPSADIQSPQPATPSTDEQPAQPVTNELAEPSPLDPDQTEQSGRKFTQRENGGRDNRQNGRHSNVQKDNRQPQRENGQRTAEGREQPTRENGQRQGNNQRQGNRENRDANGSEPRSREQSNRESGNQEPRSREQQPRNRNADSPETGNQEPRDREQQAGESGNQEPRSRDQQPRNRESGNQESRNRDQQSREQQSREREPRQREASVNESGDQSGRDAGMVPGDNRLVIGISMGDYNGIGPEVILKALQHNRLQKICTPVIYGSMRIMNRYRNLLDLKDWNLNGAPSISQISHKMTNVITCWPDQNQDIQPGQVTPEAGQAALACLQRAVADMKEGKLDALVTAPINKYNIQSEEFKFPGHTEYLADEFGVADNLMFMVSERLRVGVVTGHVPLGRVRQNVTRERILQKINLMMQSLKQDYGIDKPKIAVLGLNPHAGEEGLLGNEEQDIIKPLLNDLRNKGQLVFGPYPADGFFGTRSYTKFDAVLAMYHDQGLIPFKAIAFEEGVNFTAGMPVVRTSPDHGTAYDIAGKNLADETSMLQAIYTAIDVARQRKEYTEITANALK, from the coding sequence ATGGAACAACGCCAATCCGACGATACTACCCCCGACTCGCTGACGCCCCCGTCCAGCCCGTCGGCCGATATACAGTCCCCCCAGCCAGCCACTCCGTCGACAGACGAACAGCCTGCGCAACCCGTTACAAACGAGCTTGCCGAGCCCAGCCCCCTCGACCCGGATCAGACCGAACAGTCGGGCCGGAAGTTTACGCAGCGCGAAAACGGCGGGCGCGACAACCGGCAGAACGGTCGGCACAGTAACGTACAGAAAGATAATCGCCAGCCCCAGCGCGAGAACGGCCAGCGTACTGCCGAGGGGCGCGAGCAGCCCACCCGCGAAAACGGGCAGCGACAGGGCAACAACCAGCGACAGGGCAACCGCGAAAACCGCGACGCCAACGGGTCTGAGCCACGTAGCCGGGAGCAATCGAACCGGGAGTCGGGCAATCAGGAGCCGCGTAGCCGTGAGCAACAGCCGCGCAACCGAAACGCAGACAGCCCCGAAACGGGCAATCAGGAACCGCGCGACCGGGAGCAGCAGGCTGGCGAATCGGGCAATCAGGAACCGCGCAGCCGCGATCAGCAGCCGCGCAACCGCGAATCAGGCAACCAGGAATCGCGCAACCGCGATCAGCAGTCCCGTGAGCAGCAGTCACGCGAGCGCGAACCCCGCCAGCGGGAAGCCTCAGTTAATGAATCGGGTGACCAGTCGGGCCGCGACGCGGGCATGGTGCCGGGCGACAACCGGCTCGTAATCGGTATCTCGATGGGCGACTACAACGGCATCGGGCCGGAAGTAATCCTGAAAGCCCTGCAACACAACCGACTGCAAAAGATCTGCACGCCGGTCATCTACGGATCGATGCGGATTATGAACCGCTACCGGAATCTGCTCGACCTGAAAGACTGGAACCTCAACGGCGCACCCAGCATCAGTCAGATCAGCCACAAAATGACCAACGTCATCACGTGCTGGCCCGACCAGAACCAGGATATTCAGCCCGGTCAGGTAACGCCCGAAGCGGGGCAGGCCGCGTTGGCCTGTCTGCAACGGGCCGTCGCCGACATGAAAGAAGGAAAGCTCGATGCACTCGTAACGGCGCCCATCAACAAGTACAACATTCAGTCGGAGGAGTTTAAATTTCCGGGGCATACCGAGTACCTCGCCGACGAATTTGGCGTGGCCGACAACCTGATGTTTATGGTCAGCGAACGGCTGCGCGTGGGCGTCGTTACGGGGCACGTACCGCTGGGCCGCGTCCGGCAAAACGTCACCCGCGAACGGATTTTGCAGAAGATAAACCTGATGATGCAGTCGCTGAAGCAGGATTACGGTATCGACAAACCCAAGATTGCGGTGCTGGGACTGAACCCCCACGCGGGTGAGGAAGGACTGTTGGGCAACGAAGAGCAGGATATTATCAAACCGCTCCTCAACGACCTGCGCAACAAAGGGCAGCTGGTATTCGGCCCCTACCCCGCCGACGGCTTTTTCGGCACACGCAGCTACACTAAGTTCGACGCCGTGCTGGCCATGTATCACGATCAGGGCCTGATTCCGTTCAAGGCAATTGCGTTTGAAGAGGGTGTCAACTTCACGGCGGGGATGCCGGTTGTTCGCACATCGCCCGATCACGGTACCGCTTATGATATCGCCGGGAAAAACCTCGCTGATGAAACGTCGATGCTTCAGGCGATATACACTGCTATCGACGTAGCCCGGCAACGCAAAGAATACACCGAAATAACCGCCAACGCACTTAAATGA
- a CDS encoding 2-hydroxyacid dehydrogenase, with protein sequence MSQIPFSLLIVDEMHPSLFTMLDAAGFAYSYQPKLTRAEILTAIAPYQGLIIRSKTTVDADLLTHAPNLQLIGRAGAGLDLIDLDEVDRRGIQVFHAGTGNRDAVGEHVVGMLLGLIANIVRADREVRQGIWDREGNRGYELGSMTVGIIGYGNNGQATARRLSGFGCRVLCYDKYRTSYSDAFAQEASMGQLLEEADVLSLHIPLTDETRLLIDDNLIEQVSKPFYLINAARGEITSLSALVRGLESGKVRGACLDVLENEKLAKLTPEQQTAFDYLRQSDKVVLTPHVAGWTHESYVRINEVLVQQMSQALGE encoded by the coding sequence ATGTCCCAGATTCCCTTCTCTCTTCTGATTGTCGACGAAATGCACCCGTCGCTGTTTACCATGCTCGATGCGGCTGGCTTTGCCTACAGCTATCAGCCCAAGCTAACCCGCGCCGAAATTCTGACGGCTATAGCTCCCTATCAGGGCCTGATTATCCGGAGCAAAACCACTGTCGACGCTGATTTGCTGACCCACGCGCCGAACTTGCAGCTGATTGGCCGGGCCGGGGCCGGGCTGGATCTGATCGATCTGGACGAGGTCGATCGGCGCGGTATTCAGGTTTTTCATGCCGGTACGGGCAACCGCGATGCCGTGGGCGAACACGTAGTCGGGATGCTGTTGGGATTGATCGCCAACATCGTCCGGGCTGACCGCGAAGTGCGGCAGGGTATCTGGGACCGCGAAGGTAACCGGGGCTACGAACTGGGCAGCATGACGGTCGGTATCATCGGCTACGGCAACAACGGGCAGGCAACCGCCCGGCGACTCAGCGGCTTTGGCTGCCGGGTGCTGTGCTACGACAAATACCGCACGAGCTACAGCGATGCGTTTGCGCAGGAAGCGTCGATGGGGCAGCTGCTCGAAGAAGCTGACGTGCTGAGTCTGCACATCCCCCTGACCGACGAAACCCGGCTGCTGATCGACGATAATCTGATTGAGCAGGTAAGCAAGCCGTTTTACTTGATCAATGCCGCGCGGGGCGAAATTACGTCGCTGTCGGCGCTGGTGCGGGGACTGGAAAGCGGTAAGGTACGCGGGGCTTGTCTGGACGTGCTGGAAAACGAAAAACTGGCCAAACTGACGCCTGAACAGCAGACCGCGTTCGATTACCTGCGTCAGTCGGATAAGGTGGTACTGACCCCTCACGTTGCGGGCTGGACCCACGAAAGCTACGTTCGGATCAACGAAGTGCTCGTGCAGCAGATGAGTCAGGCGCTGGGTGAGTAG
- a CDS encoding S8 family peptidase produces the protein MIKQLRAGSLLALLCGTLLSAPIDSIAQTTNKEVARVAKMTPDLLAVMKGRLSANGRMAAPGPGGSTDDYVIVDGAVAIEGVAVDQRGDALLTQLQALGLREGVAFKSMIFGYLPIDKLDDLKDVSGLHYARPYYKPVNNAGKVTSQGDKSLRADVARTTYSVTGAGSKVGVISDTYNALKGAAAGVASGDLPAEGVQVIDDLPSGTDEGRAMAEIVHDVAPGAAIAFNTAFRGQAGFAKGIIDLANAGCNIIVDDIIYLAEPFFQDGIVGQAVDQVVNNNNVSYFSSAGNQARASYMSQFRNSGITVPGYGIAHDFGGGDIYQKVTIPTGGTIRLAFQWDEPFRSVSGGLAQKRTLIS, from the coding sequence ATGATTAAACAACTACGAGCAGGAAGCTTGTTGGCCTTACTATGTGGTACGCTGCTGAGCGCGCCCATAGACAGCATTGCTCAGACCACGAACAAAGAAGTGGCCCGCGTGGCCAAAATGACGCCCGATCTGCTGGCGGTGATGAAAGGGCGGTTGAGCGCCAACGGTCGTATGGCAGCACCGGGTCCCGGCGGTTCAACCGACGATTACGTAATCGTCGATGGAGCCGTCGCCATCGAAGGGGTGGCCGTCGATCAGCGGGGGGATGCTCTGCTGACGCAGCTTCAGGCACTGGGCCTGCGTGAAGGAGTCGCCTTTAAGAGTATGATCTTCGGTTATCTGCCCATCGACAAACTTGATGATCTGAAAGACGTTTCCGGCCTGCACTATGCCCGGCCCTACTACAAGCCGGTCAACAACGCGGGTAAGGTTACTTCGCAGGGCGACAAGAGCTTACGGGCCGATGTGGCTCGGACAACCTACAGCGTAACCGGAGCCGGCTCGAAAGTTGGCGTTATCTCCGATACGTACAACGCGCTGAAGGGAGCTGCCGCCGGTGTGGCCTCGGGCGATCTGCCCGCTGAAGGGGTGCAGGTCATCGACGATTTACCATCAGGAACCGATGAAGGCCGGGCCATGGCCGAGATTGTGCACGATGTAGCGCCGGGGGCGGCCATTGCGTTTAATACGGCCTTTCGTGGGCAGGCAGGCTTTGCCAAGGGCATCATTGATCTGGCCAACGCGGGTTGTAACATCATCGTCGATGACATTATCTACCTCGCTGAGCCGTTCTTTCAGGATGGTATCGTTGGGCAGGCCGTCGATCAGGTGGTGAACAACAACAATGTCAGCTACTTCTCGTCGGCTGGTAATCAGGCGCGGGCTTCGTACATGAGTCAGTTCCGCAATTCGGGTATCACCGTGCCCGGCTACGGCATTGCGCACGACTTCGGGGGTGGCGATATTTACCAGAAAGTGACCATCCCAACGGGCGGTACGATCCGGCTAGCGTTTCAGTGGGACGAGCCGTTCCGCTCTGTAAGCGGGGGACTGGCGCAAAAACGGACCTTGATATCCTAA